AGGACCTATTTTCTCAAATATTGTATTGATTGATGAAATTAACAGAGCACCTGCAAAAACACAAGCAGCGTTGTTTGAGGTGATGGAAGAAAAACAAATTACGATGGATGGTCAACGTTATACTATGAATCCACCATTTATGGTATTGGCAACCCAAAACCCAATAGAGCAGGAGGGAACTTATGCTTTACCAGAAGCTCAATTAGACCGTTTCTTGTTTAAAATAAATGTAGGATATCCTAACTTAGAAGAAGAAATACAAATTATCACTGCTCATAACGATCGTAAAGGAGAACTACCACAAACTAAAGTGGAAGCAGTATTAACTGAGTCTGAATTATTAGAGTACAGAAACAAGGTTTTTGAGGTGCTAGTAGAAGAAAAAATTATTAAATATATAGCGCAATTAATTTCTAATACGCGTAACAATGCACATTTGTATTTAGGAGGTTCACCAAGAGCAAGTATTGCAGTATTGATGGCATCTAAAGCGTTTGCGGCAATTAACGGACGTGATTTTGTAATTCCAGAAGATGTAAAAAAGAGTATTTATCCAGTATTACGTCATAGAATTATGTTAACTCCTGAACGCGAAATGGAAGGAATGACTGCCGATAAGGTTATTGAAATGATTGTACAATCTGTAGAAGTTCCAAGGTAGTGATTCAATTCTTTAAATCGTTATACGTACACAATCGCTTTTTTATCTACATAAGCGCTATTTCGGCATTGTTTTTAATGTCGTTTTGGCTTCCTGCGTTGTATTCAGCAACATGGATGTTAGTATGGTTATTTGTGATAGCGATGTGTGTTGATGTGCTTATCCTATACCGATTTAAAAATGGGTTTTCAGCAAAAAGAATTGCATCAGAAAAACTGTCGAACTCTGATGATAATGAAATAGCAATTACGCTTGAAAATAACTATCCGTTTCAAGTTTTTATTTCGTTGATAGATGAATTACCTGCTCAATTCCAAAAAAGAGATTTTGAACATGCAATGTCTTTGAAGCCTGGGGAGAAATCAACTTATACCTACAATGTTAGACCAGTTGAAAGAGGAGAGTACAAATTTGGAAGAGTAAACGTATTTGTGTCTTCTTTTTTGCAGATGTTTTCTAAACGATATTCCTTTTCTGCGGAAGAAAGTGTGAAAGTATACCCGTCGTACATACAAATGAAAAAATACGAGTTTTTGGCAATGCACAATAACTTAACGGAATTTGGAATGAAGAAGATACGACGAATAGGGCATACAATGGAGTTTGAGCAGATAAAAAACTACATTCCTGGTGATGATGTACGTACCATAAACTGGAAAGCAACTGCTAAAAGAGCAGAGTTAATGGTGAATCAATATCAAGATGAAAAATCACAGCCCATATATTCTATTATCGATTTAGGACGTGTCATGAAAATGCCTTTTGAAGGGTTGAAGTTATTAGACTATGCAATTAATTCAACCTTAGCTTTTTCAAACATAGCCTTATTAAAAAACGATAAAGCAGGTATGCTGACGTTTTCTAAAAAAGTAGAAAAAATAGTAGCAGCAAATAATAAGAAAACAAACTTATCGGTCATTAACGAAGAGTTGTATAATATTACAACCGATTTTTCAGATGCTAATTTTGCGTTGTTGTATGCAAATATTAAAAGAAAAATAAATCAACGTAGTT
The nucleotide sequence above comes from Tenacibaculum singaporense. Encoded proteins:
- a CDS encoding DUF58 domain-containing protein → MQFFKSLYVHNRFFIYISAISALFLMSFWLPALYSATWMLVWLFVIAMCVDVLILYRFKNGFSAKRIASEKLSNSDDNEIAITLENNYPFQVFISLIDELPAQFQKRDFEHAMSLKPGEKSTYTYNVRPVERGEYKFGRVNVFVSSFLQMFSKRYSFSAEESVKVYPSYIQMKKYEFLAMHNNLTEFGMKKIRRIGHTMEFEQIKNYIPGDDVRTINWKATAKRAELMVNQYQDEKSQPIYSIIDLGRVMKMPFEGLKLLDYAINSTLAFSNIALLKNDKAGMLTFSKKVEKIVAANNKKTNLSVINEELYNITTDFSDANFALLYANIKRKINQRSLLILYTNFEHISALKRQLPYLKAIAKKHLLVTVFFENTELDTLITGNAEDLQSVYHKTIAEKYAYEKRLMIKELEKNAVHAILTKPQHLSVNVINKYLEFKAKGMI
- a CDS encoding AAA family ATPase, whose product is MHTENNPIENTNELFSSRIDLSKLKEAVVKIKEQLGKVIVGQEGFIELLLVSLLADGHVLIEGVPGVAKTVTAKLLAKTIATDFSRIQFTPDLMPSDVLGTSVLNMKTSDFEFKKGPIFSNIVLIDEINRAPAKTQAALFEVMEEKQITMDGQRYTMNPPFMVLATQNPIEQEGTYALPEAQLDRFLFKINVGYPNLEEEIQIITAHNDRKGELPQTKVEAVLTESELLEYRNKVFEVLVEEKIIKYIAQLISNTRNNAHLYLGGSPRASIAVLMASKAFAAINGRDFVIPEDVKKSIYPVLRHRIMLTPEREMEGMTADKVIEMIVQSVEVPR